From Peptoanaerobacter stomatis, one genomic window encodes:
- a CDS encoding LysR family transcriptional regulator, producing the protein MNISLELYKIFYTVAKNESFSKAAQELYISQSAVSQSIKNLEHNLGFPLFIRTTKQVSLTIDGSILFTYLEEVFNILKNAEEKLKMRQDKYNGKLIFASTDTLCKYVLLSKIKKVTQKYPNIKIKIINGTSIECMNLLQNSEVDFALVNLSKNINTKFKIEKKYTFNDVFVTSKDFNIKDKLTLKEIAEYPLMTLDNKSITRKFLDDLFLKNNIDINPEIELQNIDLLIDMAEMGLGISFVPDLSIKGRNLKIIYTQEKIQKREYGILSLKNIPSTPVGQTFLELL; encoded by the coding sequence ATGAATATTTCTCTTGAACTGTATAAAATATTCTATACAGTTGCAAAAAATGAAAGCTTTTCAAAAGCTGCTCAAGAGCTTTATATAAGCCAATCAGCAGTAAGTCAGTCTATAAAAAATCTCGAACACAATTTAGGATTTCCGCTTTTCATAAGGACTACCAAACAAGTATCACTTACAATAGACGGAAGTATATTATTCACATATCTTGAAGAAGTCTTCAATATTCTCAAAAATGCAGAAGAAAAGCTGAAAATGAGACAGGATAAATATAACGGAAAACTTATATTTGCATCTACAGACACTCTGTGTAAATATGTTCTATTATCAAAGATAAAAAAAGTTACACAAAAATATCCTAATATAAAAATAAAAATTATAAACGGAACATCCATAGAATGTATGAACTTACTACAAAATTCAGAAGTAGATTTTGCACTTGTAAACTTAAGCAAAAACATCAATACAAAATTCAAAATTGAAAAAAAATACACCTTCAATGATGTTTTTGTAACAAGCAAGGATTTCAACATAAAAGATAAGCTGACTTTAAAAGAAATAGCTGAATATCCGCTCATGACACTTGATAATAAAAGCATTACAAGAAAATTTTTAGACGATTTATTTTTAAAAAACAATATAGACATAAACCCTGAAATAGAACTTCAAAATATAGATTTACTTATAGATATGGCAGAAATGGGGCTTGGAATATCATTTGTACCTGATCTGTCAATAAAGGGTAGAAATTTAAAAATAATATATACACAAGAAAAAATACAAAAAAGAGAATATGGTATATTATCGCTTAAAAACATACCGTCAACACCTGTAGGACAGACATTTTTGGAATTATTATAA